In Sphingomonas sp. PAMC26645, one DNA window encodes the following:
- a CDS encoding Xaa-Pro peptidase family protein — protein sequence MSTARHKPSFSPSRRDLLSLAIAAPLLSSTAILRAAEPDLSALSDITGATRPIDATERAARLARAQSLMKAAGIGAVLIEPGSSMIYFTGVRWHTSERLTLAILPVEGEPCIVTPFFEEPSVRETLAVPAEVRVWQEDENPLAVVSAFLRDRKLAARPIGLEAEVRYFAYAGLQRVLPDARIVSADPVVRACRMIKTPAEIALMQAATEVTLAAYRWTKPRVEKGMTGPEIGALMNAATKKLGGAPEFALALTGEASAYPHGSREIHRVADGQVVLMDCGCTVQGYQSDISRTWVHGAATADQRKTWDQVARGQQIAFAAAKIGAPAGSVDDAVRRHYETLGYGPGYKLPGLSHRTGHGIGMDGHEPVNLVRGETIRLAAGMCFSDEPGIYMPGRYGVRIEDCFHMTDAGPKWFSEPPKSIDAPLG from the coding sequence ATGTCGACCGCACGCCACAAGCCCTCCTTCAGCCCCTCGCGCCGCGATCTGCTGAGCCTCGCCATCGCGGCGCCGTTGCTGTCGAGCACCGCGATCCTCCGCGCCGCCGAGCCCGACCTGTCGGCGCTGTCCGACATCACTGGCGCGACCAGGCCGATCGACGCCACCGAACGCGCCGCGCGGCTGGCCCGCGCGCAATCGCTGATGAAGGCGGCGGGCATCGGCGCAGTGCTGATCGAGCCCGGATCGTCGATGATCTACTTCACCGGCGTCCGCTGGCATACGAGCGAGCGGCTGACGCTGGCGATCCTCCCCGTCGAGGGCGAGCCATGCATCGTCACGCCGTTCTTCGAGGAGCCCTCGGTCCGCGAGACGCTCGCCGTCCCCGCCGAGGTGCGCGTCTGGCAGGAAGACGAGAACCCGCTCGCCGTGGTCTCCGCGTTCCTGCGCGACCGCAAGCTCGCCGCGCGGCCGATCGGCCTGGAGGCGGAGGTGCGCTACTTTGCTTATGCGGGGCTCCAGCGCGTGCTGCCCGATGCAAGGATTGTCTCCGCCGACCCGGTCGTTCGCGCCTGCCGGATGATCAAGACCCCCGCCGAGATCGCGCTGATGCAGGCCGCCACCGAGGTCACGCTGGCCGCGTATCGCTGGACGAAGCCGCGCGTCGAGAAGGGCATGACCGGCCCCGAGATCGGCGCGCTGATGAACGCCGCGACCAAGAAACTCGGCGGCGCCCCCGAATTCGCGCTCGCGCTGACCGGCGAGGCGTCCGCCTATCCTCACGGCAGCCGCGAGATCCACCGCGTCGCCGACGGCCAGGTCGTGCTGATGGATTGCGGCTGCACCGTGCAGGGATACCAGTCCGACATCTCGCGCACCTGGGTCCACGGCGCGGCAACCGCCGACCAGCGCAAGACGTGGGACCAGGTCGCCCGCGGGCAACAGATCGCGTTCGCCGCCGCCAAGATCGGCGCACCCGCCGGAAGCGTCGACGACGCGGTCCGTCGGCATTACGAGACGCTGGGCTACGGGCCGGGGTACAAGCTCCCCGGCCTGTCGCACCGCACCGGTCACGGCATCGGCATGGACGGCCACGAACCGGTCAACCTCGTCCGCGGCGAGACGATCAGGCTGGCAGCGGGGATGTGCTTTTCCGACGAGCCGGGCATCTACATGCCCGGGAGGTACGGCGTGCGGATCGAGGATTGCTTCCACATGACCGATGCTGGGCCGAAATGGTTCAGCGAGCCGCCCAAGTCGATCGATGCGCCGCTAGGGTAA
- a CDS encoding thiamine pyrophosphate-binding protein translates to MITPRTGGRILVDQLVAQGCDRIFTVPGESFLAVLDALHDTPAIDLVVCRQEGGVGFMACADGALTHRPGVAFVTRGPGATNASIGVHVATQDSQPMILFVGDIDRGTRDREAFQEIDFQAMFAPIAKWAARIDDARRIPEYVARAYATAMSGRPGPVVLALPEDMLLDVVDAVDRRRVERVAQGCDADTMDLLADLLTTAERPVAIVGGAGWDVAASGAFSTWADRNGIPVAAAFRRQDAIPNDCPVWAGNLGYGPSPKLVERVKAADLLLVVGPRLGEATTDGYALITPDHPGQRLIHVHPDPDELHRAYRADVAVCAGVAEFAEALLAVDLPPRTAGQEAHAEWLDWSTAAPRNLVMDLGPCVAAMRERLPADAIICNGAGNYSGWWHRYWAYAGPGTQLAPTAGAMGYGVPAAVAASLRHPERTVVALAGDGCFLMNGQELATAVAHGADMLVIVVDNGGYGTIRMHQEREYPGRVSGTGLRNPDFAALGRAYGCWAETVERTEDFAGALGRAMSRSGVRLLHVVTDIEAITAGTTLAKVRGG, encoded by the coding sequence ATGATCACACCACGCACCGGCGGCCGTATCCTGGTCGACCAACTCGTCGCACAGGGCTGCGACCGGATTTTCACCGTGCCGGGGGAGAGCTTCCTCGCCGTGCTCGACGCGCTCCACGATACGCCGGCGATCGATCTGGTCGTGTGTCGGCAGGAGGGCGGCGTCGGATTCATGGCGTGCGCGGACGGGGCGCTGACGCACCGGCCGGGCGTGGCGTTCGTGACCCGCGGGCCGGGCGCGACCAACGCGTCGATCGGCGTACACGTCGCCACGCAGGACTCGCAGCCGATGATCCTGTTCGTGGGCGATATCGACCGCGGCACGCGCGACCGCGAGGCGTTCCAGGAGATCGATTTCCAGGCAATGTTTGCGCCGATCGCCAAATGGGCGGCACGGATCGACGATGCACGCCGGATCCCGGAATATGTCGCTCGCGCCTATGCGACCGCGATGTCGGGGCGGCCTGGGCCGGTGGTGCTCGCGTTACCCGAGGACATGCTGCTCGATGTGGTCGACGCGGTCGATCGGCGGCGGGTCGAGCGGGTGGCGCAAGGCTGCGATGCCGATACGATGGACTTGCTGGCCGATCTGCTGACCACCGCCGAGCGGCCGGTGGCGATCGTTGGCGGGGCGGGTTGGGATGTGGCGGCGTCGGGGGCGTTCTCGACCTGGGCGGATCGCAACGGCATTCCGGTCGCCGCGGCGTTTCGGCGGCAGGATGCCATTCCGAACGACTGTCCGGTGTGGGCGGGGAACCTGGGATATGGGCCTAGTCCGAAGCTGGTCGAGCGGGTGAAGGCGGCGGATCTGCTGCTGGTCGTCGGACCGCGGCTGGGGGAGGCAACGACCGATGGGTATGCGCTGATCACGCCGGATCATCCGGGGCAGCGGCTGATCCACGTCCACCCCGATCCCGACGAGTTGCACCGGGCGTACCGCGCGGATGTCGCGGTGTGTGCGGGGGTGGCGGAGTTTGCCGAGGCGTTGCTGGCGGTCGACTTGCCGCCGCGAACTGCTGGGCAGGAGGCGCACGCGGAGTGGCTCGATTGGTCGACGGCGGCTCCACGGAATCTGGTGATGGACCTCGGGCCGTGTGTCGCAGCGATGCGCGAGCGGCTGCCAGCGGATGCCATTATATGCAACGGCGCGGGAAATTACTCGGGGTGGTGGCATCGGTACTGGGCGTATGCCGGGCCGGGGACGCAGCTTGCGCCGACTGCTGGGGCTATGGGATATGGCGTGCCGGCTGCGGTAGCGGCGTCATTGCGGCATCCGGAGCGGACGGTCGTGGCGCTCGCAGGCGACGGGTGTTTCCTGATGAACGGGCAGGAATTGGCGACGGCGGTGGCGCACGGGGCGGATATGCTGGTGATCGTCGTGGACAATGGCGGGTACGGGACGATCCGGATGCATCAGGAGCGCGAGTATCCGGGGCGGGTTTCGGGGACTGGGTTGCGCAATCCGGACTTTGCCGCGCTGGGGCGGGCTTATGGGTGTTGGGCGGAGACGGTCGAGCGGACTGAGGATTTTGCGGGGGCGTTGGGGCGGGCGATGTCTCGGTCTGGGGTGAGGTTGCTGCATGTGGTGACGGACATCGAGGCGATTACCGCTGGGACTACGCTGGCGAAGGTTCGCGGGGGCTGA
- the alaS gene encoding alanine--tRNA ligase, translated as MTSTNDIRRGFLDYFGSQGHQIVPSAPLVPQNDPTLMFVNAGMVPFKNVFTGLESRPYTTATSSQKCVRAGGKHNDLDNVGYTARHHTFFEMLGNFSFGDYFKEQAIVHAWTLLTREWGLSPDKLTATVYHTDDEAFDLWKKVAGLPDHRIIRIPTKDNFWSMGDNGPCGPCSEIFYDHGDHIFGGPPGSPDEDGDRFVEIWNLVFMQYEQENAEIVGNLPKPSIDTGMGLERIAAVMQGVTDNYDTDTFKALIAASGALTHTATDGANTASHRVIADHLRTAGFLIADGVLPASEGRGYVLRRIMRRAMRHAHILGAKQPLMHRLVPALVTEMGAAYPELSRARPLIEATLQQEETRFRQTLDKGLKLLDEATTGMTDGTLAGDVAFKLYDTYGFPYDLTEDALRERNIAVDREGFDTAMAEQKRAARAAWKGSGAKASDDIWFDIVEQTGGTEFLGYASDTGEGEVVALVKDGARVDHATTGDTVAIVVNQTPFYGESGGQVGDAGHISNDSGLRANVTETSKQLGRVFVHHAIVDAGEIKVGDPVKLQIDVARRAQIRANHSATHLLHEALRERLGTHVAQKGSLVAPDRLRFDFSQPVAMTPADIAQVEADVNAQVRGNGAVTTLLMTPDDAIAMGAMALFGEKYGDEVRVVSMGSTKDGTYSIELCGGTHVNALGDIGLFKVVGEGAVSSGIRRVEALTGEAARAYLTSRDDRLREAAAVLKSTPDEVPARVASLIEDRRRLERELADAKKALALGGGGSGEAAGPEQVGGVAFIGQVLNDFEAKGLRGAVDDAKQRLGCGIAVMVAINDGRASVAVGVTADLVASHNAVDLLKIAVATLGGQGGGGRPDMAQGGGPDGDKAADAVAAVRAALEAAGA; from the coding sequence ATGACATCGACGAACGACATCCGCCGCGGCTTCCTCGACTATTTCGGATCGCAGGGGCACCAGATCGTGCCCAGCGCGCCGCTCGTGCCGCAGAACGACCCGACGCTGATGTTCGTCAACGCCGGGATGGTGCCGTTCAAGAACGTCTTCACCGGCCTCGAATCGCGCCCCTACACCACGGCCACCTCGTCGCAGAAATGCGTCCGCGCCGGCGGCAAGCACAATGATCTCGACAATGTTGGCTACACCGCGCGGCACCACACCTTTTTCGAAATGCTCGGCAATTTCTCGTTCGGCGATTATTTCAAGGAACAGGCGATCGTCCACGCCTGGACGCTGCTCACGCGCGAATGGGGCCTGTCGCCCGACAAGTTGACCGCCACCGTCTACCACACCGACGACGAGGCGTTCGATCTCTGGAAGAAGGTCGCCGGCCTTCCCGACCACCGCATCATCCGCATCCCGACCAAGGACAATTTCTGGTCGATGGGCGACAACGGGCCGTGCGGGCCGTGCTCCGAAATCTTCTACGATCACGGCGACCACATCTTCGGCGGTCCTCCCGGCAGCCCCGACGAGGATGGCGATCGTTTCGTCGAGATCTGGAACCTCGTATTCATGCAATATGAGCAGGAGAATGCCGAGATCGTTGGCAACCTGCCGAAACCGTCGATCGACACCGGCATGGGGCTCGAGCGCATCGCCGCGGTCATGCAGGGCGTCACCGACAATTACGACACCGACACGTTCAAGGCGCTGATCGCGGCCTCGGGCGCGCTGACGCACACCGCGACCGACGGCGCCAACACCGCCAGCCACCGCGTGATCGCCGATCACCTGCGCACCGCCGGCTTCCTGATCGCGGACGGCGTGCTGCCCGCGAGCGAGGGCCGCGGCTATGTCCTGCGCCGGATCATGCGCCGCGCGATGCGCCACGCGCACATCCTCGGCGCGAAGCAGCCGCTCATGCACCGGCTGGTCCCCGCGCTCGTCACCGAGATGGGCGCCGCGTACCCCGAACTATCGCGTGCACGCCCGCTGATCGAGGCGACCCTCCAGCAGGAGGAAACGCGCTTCCGCCAGACGCTCGACAAGGGGCTGAAGCTGCTCGACGAAGCGACCACCGGGATGACCGACGGCACGCTCGCCGGCGACGTCGCGTTCAAGCTCTACGACACCTACGGCTTCCCGTACGACCTGACCGAGGACGCGCTGCGCGAACGCAACATCGCGGTCGACCGCGAAGGCTTCGACACCGCGATGGCCGAGCAGAAGCGCGCCGCCCGCGCCGCCTGGAAGGGCTCGGGCGCGAAGGCCTCGGACGACATCTGGTTCGACATCGTCGAGCAGACCGGCGGCACCGAATTCCTCGGCTACGCATCGGATACCGGCGAGGGCGAGGTCGTCGCGCTGGTCAAGGACGGCGCACGCGTCGACCACGCCACCACCGGCGACACCGTCGCGATCGTCGTCAACCAGACGCCCTTCTACGGCGAGAGCGGCGGGCAGGTCGGCGATGCCGGCCACATCTCCAACGACAGCGGCCTGCGTGCCAACGTCACCGAGACGTCGAAGCAGCTCGGGCGCGTGTTCGTCCACCACGCGATCGTCGACGCTGGCGAGATCAAGGTCGGCGACCCGGTCAAGCTCCAGATCGACGTCGCCCGCCGCGCACAGATCCGCGCCAACCACTCCGCAACGCATCTCCTGCACGAGGCCTTGCGCGAACGCCTCGGCACGCACGTCGCGCAGAAGGGGAGCCTCGTCGCACCCGACCGCCTACGCTTCGACTTCTCGCAGCCGGTTGCGATGACCCCCGCCGACATCGCGCAGGTTGAGGCCGACGTGAACGCGCAGGTCCGCGGCAACGGCGCCGTGACGACACTGCTGATGACCCCCGACGACGCGATCGCGATGGGCGCGATGGCGCTGTTCGGCGAGAAATACGGCGACGAGGTCCGCGTCGTGTCGATGGGCTCGACCAAGGACGGAACGTACTCGATTGAACTGTGCGGCGGCACGCACGTCAACGCGCTCGGCGACATCGGCCTGTTCAAGGTCGTCGGCGAAGGCGCGGTCTCCAGCGGCATCCGCCGGGTCGAAGCGCTCACCGGCGAAGCGGCGCGTGCCTATTTGACCAGCCGTGACGACCGCCTGCGCGAGGCGGCCGCGGTGCTGAAATCGACCCCCGACGAGGTACCGGCGCGCGTCGCATCGCTGATCGAAGACCGCCGCCGCCTCGAACGCGAACTCGCCGATGCGAAGAAGGCGCTGGCGCTCGGCGGCGGTGGCTCGGGCGAAGCGGCCGGCCCGGAGCAGGTCGGCGGCGTCGCGTTCATCGGCCAGGTGCTCAACGATTTCGAAGCCAAGGGCCTGCGCGGCGCGGTCGACGACGCCAAGCAGCGCCTCGGCTGTGGCATCGCGGTGATGGTAGCGATCAACGACGGCCGCGCTTCGGTCGCGGTCGGCGTGACGGCGGATCTGGTGGCCAGCCACAACGCGGTCGACCTGCTCAAGATCGCGGTGGCTACGCTAGGCGGGCAGGGCGGCGGCGGCCGTCCCGATATGGCGCAAGGCGGTGGTCCCGACGGCGACAAGGCTGCGGATGCGGTGGCTGCGGTGCGGGCGGCGCTGGAGGCGGCAGGGGCCTGA
- the recA gene encoding recombinase RecA, whose protein sequence is MAANLKVIDTGMATATNDRQKALDAALAQIDRAFGKGSAMRLGSKETMQVEVISTGSLGLDIALGVGGLPRGRVIEIYGPESSGKTTLALHVIAEAQKGGGTAAFVDAEHALDPVYAKKLGVNIDELIVSQPDTGEQALEIVDTLVRSNAIDVLVVDSVAALVPRAEIEGEMGDSHVGLQARLMSQSLRKLTGSISRSRCMVIFINQLRMKIGVMYGNPETTTGGNALKFYASVRLDIRRIGAIKAGEEVTGNQTRVKVVKNKVAPPFKQVEFDIMYGQGVSKLGEILDLGVKAGLVEKSGAWFSYDSVRLGQGRENSKTFLKDNPETADRLEKQIRARTDKVAEEMMAGPEEGDDA, encoded by the coding sequence ATGGCCGCTAATCTGAAAGTGATCGACACCGGCATGGCAACCGCAACCAACGACCGGCAGAAGGCGCTCGACGCCGCGCTCGCGCAGATCGACCGCGCCTTCGGCAAGGGCTCGGCAATGCGCCTGGGCTCCAAGGAAACCATGCAGGTCGAGGTGATCTCGACCGGCTCGCTCGGGCTCGACATCGCGCTCGGCGTCGGCGGCCTGCCACGCGGCCGCGTGATCGAGATCTACGGTCCGGAAAGCTCGGGCAAGACCACGCTCGCGCTCCACGTGATCGCCGAAGCGCAGAAGGGCGGCGGCACCGCGGCGTTCGTCGATGCCGAACACGCGCTCGACCCGGTCTACGCCAAGAAGCTCGGCGTCAACATCGACGAGCTGATCGTGTCGCAGCCCGACACCGGGGAGCAGGCGCTCGAGATCGTCGACACGCTGGTCCGCTCGAACGCGATCGACGTGCTCGTCGTCGATTCGGTCGCAGCGCTAGTGCCGCGTGCTGAAATCGAAGGCGAGATGGGCGACAGCCATGTCGGCCTCCAGGCCCGCCTGATGTCGCAGAGCTTGCGCAAGCTCACCGGCTCGATCAGCCGCTCGCGCTGCATGGTGATCTTCATCAACCAGCTGCGCATGAAGATCGGCGTCATGTACGGCAACCCCGAGACGACGACCGGCGGCAACGCGCTGAAGTTCTACGCTTCGGTCCGCCTCGACATCCGCCGTATCGGCGCGATCAAGGCTGGCGAGGAAGTGACCGGCAACCAGACGCGCGTGAAGGTCGTCAAGAACAAGGTCGCGCCGCCGTTCAAGCAGGTCGAGTTCGACATCATGTACGGGCAGGGCGTCTCCAAGCTCGGCGAGATCCTCGATCTCGGCGTGAAGGCGGGGCTCGTCGAGAAGTCGGGCGCGTGGTTCAGCTACGACAGCGTCCGCCTCGGTCAGGGTCGCGAGAACTCGAAGACCTTCCTCAAGGACAACCCCGAAACCGCCGACCGCCTCGAAAAGCAGATCCGCGCACGCACCGACAAGGTCGCCGAGGAAATGATGGCCGGCCCCGAAGAAGGCGACGACGCCTAA
- a CDS encoding class I SAM-dependent methyltransferase, translated as MTTAYDWTGRIGDVWAEEWRRTDRSFTNLTPHLNAAILSAAIPQTKTIIDIGCGAGATTLATAQAIPNARITGIDLSPTLIEIAKHRAKTASNARFECADITAAAPNHAPIDLYVSRHGVMFFADPVAAFTTLAEAAAPDATLVFSCFADRAANHWATEIITATGGNAGAPATTAPGPFAFADPTYVANIFQKSGWHVAAPERVDFAYRAGEGAEAVADAVDYFRRIGPAASAIRDAAPEERERHIARLTQVCDRYRSGDTVEFPAAAWIWTARKSSE; from the coding sequence ATGACCACCGCCTACGACTGGACCGGCAGAATAGGCGACGTCTGGGCCGAGGAATGGCGCCGAACCGACCGCAGCTTCACCAACCTGACCCCGCATCTGAACGCCGCGATCCTATCCGCCGCCATCCCCCAAACCAAGACGATCATCGACATAGGCTGCGGCGCCGGCGCGACCACGTTAGCTACCGCCCAAGCGATCCCGAACGCGCGGATAACCGGCATAGATCTCTCGCCCACCTTGATCGAGATCGCCAAACACCGCGCCAAAACCGCATCCAACGCTAGGTTCGAGTGCGCGGACATCACCGCCGCCGCCCCGAACCACGCCCCAATCGACCTCTACGTCTCCCGCCACGGCGTCATGTTCTTCGCTGACCCCGTTGCCGCCTTCACGACCTTAGCCGAAGCCGCCGCCCCCGACGCAACGCTCGTCTTCTCCTGTTTCGCCGACCGCGCCGCCAACCACTGGGCTACCGAAATCATCACTGCGACCGGCGGCAATGCAGGCGCTCCAGCAACCACCGCACCCGGCCCCTTCGCCTTCGCCGACCCCACCTACGTCGCGAACATCTTTCAAAAATCCGGCTGGCACGTCGCGGCACCTGAGCGTGTCGACTTCGCCTACCGGGCAGGGGAGGGCGCCGAGGCCGTAGCCGACGCCGTCGACTATTTCCGCCGCATCGGCCCCGCAGCATCCGCCATCCGCGACGCCGCCCCCGAGGAACGTGAGCGCCACATCGCGCGTCTCACTCAGGTCTGCGACCGGTACCGAAGCGGCGACACGGTGGAATTCCCCGCCGCCGCCTGGATCTGGACCGCGCGCAAATCGTCCGAATAA
- a CDS encoding glutathione S-transferase → MIIVHHLENSRSQRILWMLEELGLPYEIKRYERNKQTMLAPPELKKVHPLGKSPVIEDDGQVVAETGAIVEYLVDKADGKLGAPANRADALRYRFWLHYAEGSMMPPLLLKLVLARIPILGKAATKKIQPMIDVHLDYVESELSQRPWFAGAEMTAADIMMSFPLEAARSRGGLNESRPATIAWLAKVHARPAYHAGLKKGGPYAYA, encoded by the coding sequence ATGATCATCGTCCACCACCTCGAAAACTCGCGATCGCAGCGGATCCTCTGGATGCTCGAGGAACTCGGCCTCCCCTACGAGATCAAGCGCTACGAGCGGAACAAGCAGACGATGCTCGCCCCGCCCGAACTCAAGAAGGTCCACCCACTCGGCAAGTCGCCTGTGATCGAAGATGATGGCCAAGTGGTCGCCGAAACCGGCGCGATCGTCGAATATCTCGTCGACAAGGCGGACGGCAAGCTCGGCGCCCCCGCCAACCGCGCCGACGCGCTGCGGTACCGATTCTGGCTCCATTACGCGGAAGGCTCGATGATGCCGCCGCTGCTCCTGAAGCTCGTCCTCGCGCGCATCCCGATCCTAGGCAAGGCGGCGACCAAGAAGATCCAGCCTATGATCGACGTCCACCTCGACTATGTCGAATCTGAACTGTCGCAGCGCCCCTGGTTCGCCGGCGCCGAGATGACCGCCGCCGACATCATGATGAGCTTCCCCTTGGAAGCTGCGCGCAGCCGCGGCGGGTTGAACGAGTCGCGGCCTGCGACGATCGCGTGGCTGGCGAAGGTTCACGCGCGCCCAGCGTATCATGCCGGCCTGAAAAAGGGCGGCCCCTACGCCTACGCTTGA
- a CDS encoding 4-(cytidine 5'-diphospho)-2-C-methyl-D-erythritol kinase: protein MPAITEPAPAKINLALHVRRRRPDGYHDLETLFAFATDGDLVTVEPAQTNSFTITGPFAAALLPVQSITPTSNTTPAKAGAQLGVNNDEAPRSSSTTPSAAPWHGNLVTAAADAFTTAFAPEAYHSITLEKHLPIASGIGGGSADAAATLRALARLHGIAPTDPRLHDIAAKLGADVPACLANRTTLGTGKGDTLTTLEGLSGTPLLLVNPGVAVSTAAVFKTWDGHDRGPIPEGNLLDRALGGRNDLEPPALALAAVIAEVRALLDAAQGVLLSRMSGSGATCFALFETPEARDTAATAAQAKGWWTLATTLA, encoded by the coding sequence ATGCCCGCCATCACCGAACCCGCCCCCGCCAAGATCAACCTGGCCCTCCACGTCCGCCGCCGCCGCCCCGACGGCTACCACGACCTTGAAACGCTCTTCGCCTTCGCCACCGACGGCGACCTGGTCACGGTGGAACCCGCCCAAACCAACAGCTTCACCATAACCGGCCCCTTCGCCGCAGCACTCCTCCCCGTCCAGAGCATTACCCCGACCTCGAACACCACCCCGGCGAAGGCCGGGGCCCAATTGGGGGTGAACAATGACGAAGCACCCCGCTCGTCCAGCACCACTCCAAGCGCCGCCCCCTGGCATGGCAACTTGGTAACCGCCGCAGCAGACGCCTTCACCACCGCGTTCGCCCCCGAGGCCTACCACTCCATAACCCTAGAAAAGCACCTCCCCATCGCCTCGGGCATAGGCGGAGGCTCAGCCGACGCCGCCGCCACGCTCCGCGCGCTGGCCCGCCTCCACGGCATAGCCCCAACCGACCCCCGCCTCCACGACATCGCCGCAAAGCTCGGCGCTGACGTCCCCGCCTGCCTCGCCAACCGCACCACGCTCGGCACCGGCAAGGGCGACACCCTCACCACCCTTGAAGGCCTGTCCGGCACCCCGCTCCTGCTCGTGAACCCAGGCGTCGCGGTCTCCACCGCAGCCGTCTTCAAGACCTGGGACGGCCACGATCGAGGCCCGATTCCCGAAGGCAATCTCCTCGACCGCGCCCTCGGAGGCCGCAACGACCTAGAACCCCCCGCACTGGCGCTTGCCGCCGTAATCGCCGAAGTCCGCGCGCTCTTGGACGCAGCCCAAGGCGTCCTCCTGTCCAGAATGTCCGGCTCCGGCGCTACCTGCTTCGCCCTGTTCGAAACCCCCGAAGCCAGAGACACCGCCGCCACCGCCGCCCAAGCCAAAGGCTGGTGGACCCTCGCAACGACCCTCGCCTGA
- a CDS encoding dicarboxylate/amino acid:cation symporter encodes MAKRLTYYILFGLVAGMVVGWILNASIDNGTAESAERLKDIAGYFSIVTTLFLRLIKMIIAPLVFSTLVVGIAHMGDTGALGRVGLRSLGWFICASLLSLTLGLILVNVLQPGVGLALAIPPATASSGVDRAAFDLAKFITHIVPDSMIAAMAGNEILQIVVFSVFVGVAITAVGEKAAPLVKAIEALVAVMLQITNYVMRFAPFAVFAAVTATLAERGPAILGQLGYFMLSFYIGLALLWAMLIGIAFLLIGPRTRLLVRYIRDPLILAFSAASSEAAYPRTLEALDRFGVPPRIASFVLPLGYSFNLDGSMMYMTFASLFIAQAYGIHMPIGQQIAMLLVLMVTSKGIAGVPRASLVVIAGTLSMFKIPEAGILLILAVDHFLDMGRSATNVIGNAVAATVVAKWEGGLDEREPADRDFPQAPTGHGPKVDVDSYEKIGPGQV; translated from the coding sequence ATGGCCAAGCGGCTAACCTATTACATCTTGTTCGGCCTCGTCGCGGGGATGGTCGTCGGCTGGATCCTGAACGCGTCGATCGACAACGGCACGGCCGAGTCCGCCGAACGGCTGAAGGACATTGCGGGCTATTTCTCGATCGTGACGACGCTGTTCCTGCGGCTGATCAAGATGATCATCGCGCCTCTGGTGTTCTCGACGCTGGTCGTGGGCATCGCGCATATGGGCGATACCGGCGCGCTTGGGCGGGTCGGATTGCGCAGCCTTGGCTGGTTCATCTGCGCGAGCCTGTTGTCGCTCACGCTGGGCCTGATCCTCGTCAACGTGTTGCAGCCGGGCGTCGGCCTCGCGCTAGCGATCCCGCCGGCCACCGCGTCAAGCGGCGTCGACCGCGCGGCGTTCGATCTCGCCAAGTTCATCACGCACATCGTCCCCGATTCGATGATCGCGGCGATGGCGGGCAACGAAATCCTCCAGATCGTCGTGTTCTCGGTGTTCGTCGGGGTGGCGATCACCGCGGTCGGCGAGAAGGCCGCGCCGCTCGTGAAGGCGATCGAAGCGCTGGTCGCGGTGATGCTCCAGATCACCAATTACGTCATGCGGTTCGCGCCGTTCGCAGTGTTTGCCGCAGTGACCGCGACGCTCGCCGAGCGGGGGCCGGCCATCCTCGGCCAGCTCGGCTATTTCATGCTGAGCTTCTATATCGGTCTCGCGCTGCTGTGGGCGATGCTGATCGGGATCGCGTTCCTGCTGATCGGTCCGCGGACGCGATTGCTGGTGCGGTATATCCGCGATCCGCTGATCCTCGCCTTCTCCGCGGCATCGTCCGAGGCGGCATATCCGCGGACGCTGGAGGCGCTCGACCGGTTCGGCGTGCCGCCGCGGATCGCGAGCTTCGTGCTGCCGCTCGGCTATTCGTTCAATCTCGACGGGTCGATGATGTACATGACGTTCGCGTCGCTGTTCATCGCGCAGGCGTACGGCATCCACATGCCGATCGGGCAGCAGATTGCGATGCTGCTGGTGCTGATGGTGACGTCGAAGGGCATTGCGGGGGTCCCTCGCGCATCGTTGGTGGTGATCGCGGGGACGCTGTCGATGTTCAAGATCCCGGAGGCGGGGATTTTGCTGATCCTGGCGGTGGATCATTTCCTCGACATGGGGCGGTCGGCGACGAACGTGATAGGGAATGCGGTGGCGGCGACCGTGGTGGCGAAATGGGAGGGCGGGCTGGATGAGCGCGAGCCGGCTGATCGTGATTTCCCGCAAGCGCCTACCGGGCATGGGCCGAAGGTGGACGTGGACAGCTATGAGAAGATCGGGCCGGGGCAGGTTTGA